GACGGTGTGCGGCCGGGGAGCGTGAGCGTGGCGATCGGCACGTACGGCTGCGCTCGGGGCTTGGGCAGTTCCCGACTCGGACCGTCCTGCGATCGGACCGGCTCCGCGGGCAGCTCCCGGTCCCCCTGGGCCGTTGCCTGCGGACCAGGGGCATGGGCGTGGTCGACGGGCGGCTTCGGGGCCGCCTCGTCGGATACCGACTGGTCGGGTATGGGCTCGTTCACATGTCCTCCTCGAGACGGCGTTCGGGGCGCCGGCCGCTCACCGGCCGGTCCGCCTGAAGTCCTGCGTGAATGACAGGTCTCCCTGGGGCGTATCGATGATGTTGCCTACGGTTTCGATGGCGAACCTGGGGGCCGCCGGCGTCGGCGACGCGGCCGGTGCCTCGGGAGTCGGCGCCGCCTCCGCGGCCCGCTCGGATCCGCCTCCGGCCGGGGTACCGAGATCGGCCGGGCTCCGCCGGGGCACGTGGACCCACGCGGTCTCGGAGTATTTGTTCTTCACCTCGGCCCGCGTGGGCAGGAAGTCCTGCTCGGTGAGCCGTGTCGTGCGCCGAGGACGCACGACGGCCTGGAACACCGCTTCGGAGATCACCAGCGCGACGTACGAACCCAGTGCCCGCGCCTTGTCCACCGCGTCCCGGGCCGCGTCGCTGTCGATCAGCCGGCATGCGTCGTTGATGGGATCGCCCCGGTAGCTGTCGGGAAGCGGACCGACGTGAACGCTCATGCGCACCCGGATCTCCGGAGTCGACGCGAGGCGTTCCCTGTCGTAGCGGGCGAGCACGCCGTCGAGTATCTCGGGCAGGGGGTCCACCAGCCGCCACATCCGGCGGACCGGCAGGGCCAGGATGCAGCCGTCCCCCGTGTCACTCCAGTACGCGCGCTCTTCCCATTCCCGTCCGAGACCGCTCTCCGCGAAGGCCGTGGCGAGCATGTTGTCGAGGTCGCCCCGCATGGCCGGCATGCGGTGGGAGGGAACCTTGCTGTACCCCTTCATGTCGATCACGACCAGGGCTTGGTAGTCCGGTATGTCCCGGACGTCATCGGGCTGTCGGGCATCCATGTGCGCACGTCCTTCCGTCGGAGGGAATCTCGGGGACGATGATGCGCGCCCCGCGAAGTCCCCGCTGCCCAGAACTGGGCACGGCGCGCATGGCCTGGGTCTCATCGGGCCGTTGGGCGCCTCACCGGGGACCGACGACGCGCCTCAGTCCGTCGAGATGCTCGAGGACGAGCCCACCGCCCGGCGCGGCGCGGATCCATCCCTCGGCGCGCCAGGGTGAGAGCGAATGCACCACGGAATTGCGTGAGGTGCCGATGAGCTGCGCCAGCTCCTCCTGGGTCAGCCCGATGTGCACGGGCAGGACAGCCGGCTGCCCCGAGGCCTCGGCCAGGCGGAGAAGAGCCGCGGCGAGCCGGGCGGGAGCGGGGGCGGTCGCCAGTTCCTGGCGGATCTCCTCGCTCTCCCTGATACGGCCCACCGCGTGCCGCGTCAGTGCGTGCATCAGTCGGTGCTCGCTGACGAAGGCTTCGAAGTCGGGTGCGGGCACGGTGTGCACCCGGCAGGGGCCGGCCGCGATGACGGTGGCGCTGCGCACTCCACCGTCGAGCAAGGAGAGCTCGCCGAGCAGTTCACCGGCTCCGCGCACGGCGAGCAGCGTGCGTTGCCCCCGCCCGTCCCGCCGGGTGACGGCGACGGATCCTGAGCACAGTACGAGGACGTGGGTGGCGGGATCGCCTTGGCGCAGCAGCAGGCTGCGGGCCTCCCTGGGCCGCTCCGGGGCGAGGTGCAGCAGGGCGGTCCACAAGCGGTCGCCGAGCAACGCCCGATGGGACTGGTACAAGGCGCCCCCGGTGGAGGAGAGGGAGGTGCGGACCGCCCGCAGCCTCGACGGGCCGTCAGGGGGAGAGCATATTCAACCCGTTCACCTTTCGGCGACCGCGTCGACGAACGCGGCCAGGGCGCCGATACTCGCCGCTGTCAAGGCCAGCTGCGACAGCACGGTGGCGCGGCGCAGCATCCTGAACTTGGCCTGGGCCAGGAAGGACAGCTCCGTGGCGCGGCGGCTTTCGGCCCGGGCCAGGTCGGCGGTGGTGAGGCCGGCCACCACTGCCAGCAGCTCGTCGGTGGTGGCCGCCGCGCAGTCCAGATAGCAGGCCGGTCGTCGCCGGTTCCCGGACCGGAGCGACGGGCGCACGGCGGAGAGGCACTGTCCGATCGAGAGGACGAAGCAGGCGCCCGCACACCACAGACCGATCACGGCCCACAGGGGCATTGCGTGCGCCGCCGCGGACACCGCCGCGATCACCGCTCCCAGCCCGGCCCCGGCCGTGCCGCAGACGGCAGCCGCCTTGGCATCGCCGCGCTGCAACTCCGCGAAGGCGTCCCCGGCCAGTACGCGCAGACGCTCGACCGAGACCTCGTCCGCGGAGCGGGATGTCAAGGAGTTCGGAGAGCGGTCGGGGTCCGTTGTGTGAGGTGTCCTCATGCCGAGGTGGTTCATGGTCCCTCCAGGGTCCGGGCCGGAAGTCCGGGCAAGGTGACCCCAGAGTGGCGGTGAGCGGGGCGGGATGCTGCCCAATGCTGGGCGCTCGGGAGGAGATCCGCAGCACGTGCCTCCGCCTGATCGGATCCGGTTTCCCCCGGACGCGACGGTGGCTGTAGGCGTCTTGCGTACTGAGTACGTGTACCGATGTCACTTGAGTACCCGTGCCGAAGCGCACCGCCGGGGACGGAAGGTTCACTGCCCCTATGAACGATCAAGAGACGGTCGCGGACCGCGAGCTGCGGCGGGCCTGGGCCGCCGCCAACGCCGCGGACGCCGCCGCGGACGCACGCGACACCTCGCCCTCGCCCCGGGGACCCGCCGACCGCGACGAATCCGCCTGGGTGGCACCCGGCTGGGCCACGGGCCTGGCACTGTTCCTCATCCCCGTCGCCATGATCTTCGGCGGGCTCTCCCCAATGGCGACGG
The window above is part of the Streptomyces syringium genome. Proteins encoded here:
- a CDS encoding Crp/Fnr family transcriptional regulator, with translation MYQSHRALLGDRLWTALLHLAPERPREARSLLLRQGDPATHVLVLCSGSVAVTRRDGRGQRTLLAVRGAGELLGELSLLDGGVRSATVIAAGPCRVHTVPAPDFEAFVSEHRLMHALTRHAVGRIRESEEIRQELATAPAPARLAAALLRLAEASGQPAVLPVHIGLTQEELAQLIGTSRNSVVHSLSPWRAEGWIRAAPGGGLVLEHLDGLRRVVGPR
- a CDS encoding Pycsar system effector family protein, which produces MRTPHTTDPDRSPNSLTSRSADEVSVERLRVLAGDAFAELQRGDAKAAAVCGTAGAGLGAVIAAVSAAAHAMPLWAVIGLWCAGACFVLSIGQCLSAVRPSLRSGNRRRPACYLDCAAATTDELLAVVAGLTTADLARAESRRATELSFLAQAKFRMLRRATVLSQLALTAASIGALAAFVDAVAER